A window of Thermus antranikianii DSM 12462 contains these coding sequences:
- the rpsO gene encoding 30S ribosomal protein S15, which yields MPISKEEKQKVIQEFARFPGDTGSTEVQVALLTLRINRLSEHLKVHKHDHHSHRGLLMLVGQRRRLLRYLEREDPERYQALVEKLGLRK from the coding sequence ATGCCTATCAGCAAAGAGGAAAAGCAAAAGGTCATACAGGAGTTCGCCCGCTTCCCCGGGGATACGGGGAGCACCGAGGTGCAGGTGGCCTTACTCACCTTGCGCATTAACCGGCTTTCCGAGCACCTCAAGGTCCACAAGCACGACCACCATTCCCACCGCGGCCTTCTCATGCTGGTGGGGCAAAGGCGCAGGCTTCTCCGCTACCTGGAGCGGGAAGACCCCGAGCGCTACCAGGCCCTGGTTGAGAAACTGGGCCTAAGGAAGTAA
- a CDS encoding cupredoxin domain-containing protein — protein MVDEHKAHKAILAYEKGWLAFSLAMLAVFIALIAYTLATHTAGVIPAGKLEHVDPTRVRTEGPWADPAQAVMQTGPNQYTVYVLAFAFGYQPNPIEVPKGAEIIFKVTSPDVIHGFHVEGTNINVEVLPGEVSTVRYTFKKAGEYRIICNQYCGLGHQNMFGKIVVKE, from the coding sequence ATGGTGGACGAGCACAAGGCTCATAAAGCGATTCTGGCTTACGAGAAGGGTTGGCTGGCCTTCTCCTTAGCCATGCTGGCGGTTTTCATCGCCCTCATCGCCTACACCCTGGCCACCCACACCGCTGGGGTGATCCCCGCGGGCAAGCTGGAGCATGTAGACCCCACGAGGGTGCGCACGGAAGGCCCCTGGGCCGATCCCGCCCAGGCGGTGATGCAGACTGGCCCCAACCAGTACACGGTCTACGTTCTGGCCTTCGCCTTCGGCTACCAGCCCAACCCCATAGAGGTGCCTAAGGGAGCAGAAATCATCTTCAAAGTAACCAGCCCCGACGTTATCCACGGCTTCCACGTGGAGGGCACCAACATCAACGTGGAGGTACTCCCCGGGGAGGTATCCACCGTGCGGTACACCTTCAAAAAGGCCGGAGAATATCGCATCATCTGCAACCAGTACTGCGGCCTAGGCCACCAGAACATGTTCGGCAAGATCGTGGTGAAGGAGTGA
- a CDS encoding roadblock/LC7 domain-containing protein: MVEPSLVLYGTLYQRAMDVLQETLQETGARYALFIDRKGFVLAHKEALWAPKPPPLDSLATLVAGNAAATQALAKLLGEARFQEVVHQGEHMGLYVDEAGEAALLVLVFDENAPLGKIKLHGKRAAETLARLAEEALANPPKLSLDTQYREEAKALLDELFGN, translated from the coding sequence ATGGTGGAACCTTCCCTGGTCCTCTATGGGACCCTGTACCAGCGGGCCATGGACGTGCTACAGGAAACCCTGCAGGAAACCGGGGCCCGCTATGCCCTCTTCATCGACCGCAAGGGATTCGTCCTGGCCCATAAAGAGGCCCTATGGGCCCCCAAGCCCCCGCCCCTGGACTCCCTGGCCACCCTGGTGGCGGGAAACGCCGCCGCCACCCAAGCCTTAGCCAAGCTGCTGGGGGAGGCACGCTTCCAAGAGGTGGTGCACCAAGGAGAACACATGGGGCTTTATGTGGACGAGGCCGGCGAGGCGGCCCTCCTGGTCCTGGTCTTTGACGAGAACGCCCCTCTGGGCAAGATCAAGCTCCACGGGAAGCGGGCGGCGGAGACCCTGGCCCGCCTGGCCGAGGAAGCCCTGGCCAATCCACCCAAGCTGAGCTTGGACACCCAGTACCGCGAGGAGGCCAAAGCCTTGCTGGACGAACTCTTCGGCAACTAG
- a CDS encoding cytochrome c oxidase subunit 2A: MEEKPVGAIGVIVVLTLTILVFWLGVYAVFFSRG; this comes from the coding sequence ATGGAGGAAAAACCGGTCGGCGCAATAGGAGTGATAGTGGTTCTTACCCTCACCATCCTCGTCTTCTGGCTGGGGGTATATGCAGTCTTCTTTTCCAGGGGGTAG
- the speB gene encoding agmatinase: MRLYFGERDTPYEEARVVVLPVPYDLSLSFLPGARRGPEAILLASRELEPFLLELEVAPEEVGIYAAEPVPWVAGSAEESHALIREAALTHLRAGKFLVALGGDHSITHPLVQAHREVLGAFSLLHIDAHADLYPEWQGSVYSHASPFYRLLGEGFPLVQVGIRAMDQDSLALARAKGVALFPAHRLHREGLPLREILEALGERVYISLDFDALDPSVMPSVGTPLPGGLSYRQVVDLLEAVFREKEVVGMDFVELSPNGQFHAEMTAAQLVYHAIGLKGLQAGWLEARGL; the protein is encoded by the coding sequence ATGCGTCTTTACTTTGGCGAGCGCGATACCCCTTACGAGGAGGCCCGGGTGGTGGTCCTGCCCGTGCCCTACGACCTTTCCCTCTCCTTCTTGCCGGGGGCGAGGCGGGGCCCTGAGGCCATCTTGCTGGCCAGCCGGGAGCTGGAGCCTTTTCTCTTGGAGCTCGAGGTGGCCCCGGAGGAGGTGGGCATCTACGCGGCGGAGCCGGTGCCCTGGGTGGCGGGAAGCGCCGAGGAAAGCCACGCTCTGATCCGGGAAGCCGCCCTCACCCACCTTCGGGCGGGCAAGTTCCTGGTGGCCCTGGGGGGGGACCATTCCATCACCCATCCCCTGGTCCAGGCCCACCGGGAAGTCTTGGGGGCGTTTTCCCTTCTCCACATCGATGCTCACGCCGACCTTTACCCCGAGTGGCAAGGCTCGGTGTACTCCCATGCCTCGCCCTTTTACCGCTTGCTGGGGGAGGGTTTCCCCTTGGTCCAGGTGGGGATCCGGGCCATGGATCAGGATTCCTTGGCCTTGGCCAGGGCGAAGGGGGTGGCCCTTTTCCCCGCTCACCGCCTGCACCGGGAGGGCCTTCCGTTAAGGGAGATCCTCGAGGCCTTGGGGGAGAGGGTGTACATCAGCCTGGACTTTGACGCCCTGGATCCCAGCGTTATGCCCAGCGTGGGCACTCCCTTGCCTGGGGGGCTTTCCTACCGCCAGGTGGTGGACCTCCTGGAGGCGGTCTTCCGAGAAAAGGAAGTGGTGGGCATGGACTTCGTGGAGCTTTCCCCCAACGGCCAGTTCCATGCGGAGATGACCGCGGCCCAGCTGGTCTATCACGCCATCGGCCTGAAGGGCCTCCAGGCAGGGTGGCTCGAGGCCAGGGGCCTGTAG
- a CDS encoding M20/M25/M40 family metallo-hydrolase encodes MRSFLEEARALLGELVALPTVSAEGRALEEGAAKVAEVLQDLGLKAELHRGYGPPVVYAEGGEGERVLLFYNHYDVQPPDPLELWETEPFRLVERDGLWYGRGTHDDKGELVARVMALRLFREKHGFLPRVKFVVEGEEEVGSPHLADYVRDKKDLLRSEAIVWEAGGVDAEGRPYLYAGLKGIVALELRVRTAAFDLHSSYGAVVENPIYRLSRAIASLRDEEGRVLIPGFYDRVRPLSPKEMEVLAEVPDESEALKEAFGVRDFLGGARNLEFNQRLYAEPCVNVNGFHSGYGGPGSKTVLPAEAFAKLDFRLVPDQDPKEIPELLRRHLEAQGFHDVEVVVLEKGEHPARSDLSHPFVGMVQRALEEAFGVKAVLYPNMAGSGPMHPFLHHLGAPAVGLGVGYPGSRVHSPNEHIRIRDFERGTLALLRLLELYFLGS; translated from the coding sequence ATGAGGTCATTTCTGGAAGAGGCCAGGGCGCTCTTGGGGGAGCTGGTGGCCTTGCCCACGGTGAGTGCCGAGGGAAGGGCCCTCGAGGAGGGTGCGGCCAAGGTGGCCGAGGTGCTCCAGGATCTAGGCCTTAAGGCGGAGCTCCATCGGGGTTATGGGCCGCCGGTGGTCTACGCCGAGGGGGGTGAGGGGGAAAGGGTCCTTTTGTTTTACAACCACTACGATGTTCAGCCTCCCGATCCCTTGGAGTTATGGGAAACCGAGCCCTTTCGCCTGGTGGAACGGGACGGCCTCTGGTATGGCCGGGGTACCCACGACGACAAAGGGGAGCTGGTGGCCAGGGTTATGGCCCTGCGCTTATTCCGGGAAAAGCACGGCTTTCTTCCCCGGGTGAAGTTCGTGGTGGAGGGGGAAGAGGAGGTGGGAAGCCCCCACCTGGCGGACTACGTCCGGGACAAAAAGGACCTCCTGAGGTCCGAGGCCATCGTCTGGGAGGCGGGAGGGGTGGACGCCGAGGGGCGCCCCTACCTGTATGCCGGCCTTAAGGGCATCGTGGCCCTCGAGCTTCGGGTGCGCACCGCTGCCTTTGACCTGCATTCCTCCTACGGGGCGGTGGTGGAAAACCCCATTTACCGCTTGAGCCGGGCCATCGCCAGCCTGCGGGATGAGGAGGGAAGGGTCCTCATCCCGGGTTTTTACGACCGGGTCCGCCCCCTTTCGCCCAAGGAGATGGAGGTGCTGGCGGAGGTTCCCGATGAGTCGGAGGCGCTGAAGGAAGCCTTCGGCGTGCGGGACTTCCTGGGCGGGGCCAGGAACCTGGAGTTCAACCAGCGCCTTTATGCGGAGCCCTGCGTCAACGTAAACGGCTTCCACTCGGGCTATGGGGGCCCAGGCTCCAAGACCGTGCTGCCGGCGGAGGCCTTTGCCAAGCTGGACTTCCGCCTGGTACCCGACCAGGATCCGAAGGAGATCCCAGAGCTTTTGAGGCGGCACCTCGAGGCCCAGGGCTTCCACGATGTGGAGGTGGTGGTCCTGGAAAAGGGGGAGCACCCGGCCCGCTCGGATCTTTCCCATCCCTTCGTGGGCATGGTCCAAAGGGCTCTGGAAGAGGCCTTTGGGGTGAAGGCGGTGCTTTACCCCAACATGGCGGGGTCCGGTCCCATGCATCCTTTTCTGCACCACCTGGGAGCCCCGGCGGTGGGACTGGGGGTGGGGTATCCGGGAAGCCGGGTGCATAGCCCCAACGAGCACATCCGCATCCGGGATTTTGAGCGGGGCACCCTGGCCCTTCTCCGGCTTCTTGAGCTTTACTTTCTCGGAAGCTAG
- a CDS encoding MFS transporter, producing the protein MKLPPLVYLLGLVSFLMDVASEMVYPLLPLFLASLGAGAGAIGLVEGVAEATASLFKVVGGRISDRLGRRKPLLLAGYGLPALLRPILALASSPWHVLLYRFLDRLGKGLRTAPRDALLAESVDKSALGRAYGLHRGLDTLGATAGPFLAFLLLPHVGVRGVFWLSAIPAFLAMLTLLWIQEARSVKVATGSLPPLRPGHLGTLPAAYRHFLLVSSIFALALSSNAFLLLRLKDLGLPQEQVTLAYAGYNLLYALFSYPLGGLADRVGLRRVVAWGFALYATVYLGFAWAETAFWGVALLLLYALYSAAFEGASRAYLATLIPQEAKATAIGLYHTVVGVLLLPASLIFGFLWQSYGPELAFGVGAGLALLALLLFLLDGRRARP; encoded by the coding sequence ATGAAACTTCCTCCTTTGGTTTACCTCTTGGGGCTGGTCAGCTTCCTGATGGATGTGGCCAGCGAGATGGTCTACCCCCTTTTGCCCCTATTCCTCGCCAGTCTGGGCGCAGGAGCCGGGGCCATCGGTTTGGTGGAGGGAGTGGCCGAGGCCACCGCCAGCCTCTTCAAGGTGGTGGGGGGAAGGATCTCGGATCGGTTAGGCCGCAGAAAGCCCCTCCTGCTTGCGGGCTATGGCCTTCCCGCCCTCTTAAGACCCATCTTGGCCCTGGCCTCGAGCCCCTGGCACGTCCTCCTCTACCGCTTCTTGGACCGGCTTGGGAAAGGCCTACGCACCGCACCCCGGGATGCTCTCCTGGCGGAAAGCGTGGACAAAAGCGCCCTGGGACGGGCCTACGGCCTTCACCGGGGCCTGGACACCCTGGGGGCCACCGCGGGCCCCTTTCTGGCCTTCCTTCTCCTGCCCCACGTGGGGGTGCGGGGCGTGTTTTGGCTTTCCGCTATTCCCGCCTTCCTGGCCATGCTCACCCTCCTTTGGATCCAGGAAGCCAGAAGCGTAAAGGTAGCCACGGGCTCCCTTCCACCCCTTCGGCCAGGCCACCTAGGGACCCTACCGGCCGCTTACCGGCACTTCCTTCTGGTTTCCAGCATCTTTGCCCTGGCCCTTTCCTCCAATGCCTTCCTTCTCCTTCGGCTCAAGGACCTAGGCCTCCCACAGGAACAAGTCACCTTGGCCTACGCTGGCTACAATCTCCTCTACGCCCTTTTCTCCTATCCTCTGGGCGGGCTTGCAGACCGGGTGGGGTTGAGGCGGGTGGTGGCCTGGGGATTTGCCCTTTACGCCACGGTCTACCTGGGATTCGCCTGGGCTGAGACGGCGTTTTGGGGCGTGGCCCTTCTGCTTCTTTACGCCCTGTACTCGGCGGCCTTTGAAGGGGCGAGCCGGGCCTACCTGGCCACCCTCATACCCCAGGAGGCCAAGGCCACCGCCATCGGCCTCTACCACACGGTGGTGGGGGTTTTGCTCCTTCCGGCCAGCTTGATCTTCGGCTTTCTCTGGCAAAGTTATGGGCCTGAGCTGGCCTTCGGCGTGGGGGCGGGTCTGGCCCTTTTGGCTCTCTTGCTTTTCCTGCTTGACGGAAGGAGGGCCAGGCCCTAA
- a CDS encoding alpha/beta hydrolase family protein, which produces MKPWLLGVLLLGVGLAQPLTLPDLWERAYGEGGFRVERVLERNPRFTRVLFSHLSDGLRVYGFANLPLGQGPFPVVVVLHGYVEPSRYRILAYTTPYADFLAEAGYLVLHPNYRGHPPSEGRPAMGLRHVYAVDVLNLLAEVRKGVLPQADGRRIGLFGHSMGGGIAQVVALVDFRLKGVVLYGSMSGDERRNLERIRYWSGGTRGQELLTLPPKTLEEASAWTYLERVAVPFSVHHGTQDAQVPPEWSWELCRRLKSLGKPVECFSYPAGHLFRGPVDRVFRQRVLAFFGRVLR; this is translated from the coding sequence ATGAAGCCCTGGCTCCTGGGCGTGCTCCTCCTGGGGGTGGGCCTGGCCCAGCCCCTCACCCTGCCCGACCTCTGGGAGAGGGCTTATGGGGAAGGGGGTTTTCGGGTGGAACGGGTCTTGGAGAGGAACCCCCGTTTCACCCGGGTGCTTTTCTCCCATCTTTCTGATGGGCTTCGGGTGTACGGATTTGCCAACCTGCCTTTGGGCCAGGGTCCCTTTCCCGTGGTGGTGGTGCTCCACGGGTATGTGGAGCCGAGCCGCTACCGGATCCTGGCCTACACCACCCCCTACGCCGACTTTCTGGCGGAGGCAGGGTACCTGGTCCTCCACCCCAACTACCGGGGCCATCCCCCCTCGGAGGGGAGGCCCGCCATGGGCCTGCGCCACGTCTACGCGGTGGATGTGTTGAATCTATTGGCCGAGGTGCGCAAGGGCGTCCTGCCCCAGGCGGATGGGAGGCGCATCGGCCTCTTCGGCCACTCCATGGGTGGGGGGATTGCCCAGGTGGTGGCCCTGGTGGATTTCCGCCTGAAGGGTGTGGTGCTTTACGGGAGCATGAGCGGGGACGAGAGGCGGAATCTGGAGCGGATCCGCTACTGGTCGGGGGGTACTCGAGGCCAGGAGCTTCTAACCCTTCCTCCCAAAACCCTGGAGGAGGCTTCCGCCTGGACCTACCTGGAGAGGGTTGCCGTGCCCTTCAGTGTCCACCATGGCACCCAAGACGCTCAGGTGCCCCCGGAGTGGTCATGGGAGCTTTGCCGAAGGCTTAAGTCCTTGGGGAAGCCGGTGGAGTGCTTCAGCTACCCGGCGGGCCACCTCTTCCGTGGTCCGGTGGACCGGGTGTTCCGCCAAAGGGTCCTGGCCTTTTTCGGACGGGTCTTGCGCTAA
- a CDS encoding b(o/a)3-type cytochrome-c oxidase subunit 1: protein MAVRTSDFSRIYEAYPEKKATLYFLVLGFIALIIGSLFGPFQALNYGNVDAYPLLKRLLPFVQSYYQGLTLHGVLNAIVFTQLFAQAIMVYLPARELNLRPNMGLMWLSWWMAFIGLVIAALPLLANEATVLYTFYPPLKGHWAFYLGASIFVLSTWVSIYVVLDLWRRWKAQNPGKVTPLVTYMAVVYWLMWFIASIGLVLEAVLFLLPWSFGLIQGVDPLITRTLFWWTGHPIVYFWLLPAYAIIYTVLPKQAGGKLISDPMARLAFLLFLLLSTPVGFHHQFADPGIDPTWKMIHSILTLFVAVPSLMTAFTVAASLEFAGRMRGGKGIFGWIKALPWDNPAFVAPVLGLLGFIPGGAGGIVNASFTLDYVVHNTAWIPGHFHLQVASLVTLTAMGSLWWLIPNLTGKPVSDGQRRLGLAVVWLWFIGMMVMALGLHWQGLLNVPRRSYIADPMVRDAGAYAHAALPMVFNILAGIILLVALLLFIYGLFSVLLGRERKAELAEAPVPFAEVISGPEDRPLVQAMDRIGFWFLVAVILVVLAYGPTLVQLFSNLNPVPGMRLW, encoded by the coding sequence ATGGCGGTGCGTACCTCTGATTTCAGCCGGATCTACGAGGCCTATCCGGAAAAGAAGGCCACCCTCTACTTCCTGGTCCTGGGCTTCATCGCCCTCATCATCGGAAGCCTCTTTGGCCCCTTCCAGGCCCTGAACTACGGGAATGTGGACGCATACCCCCTTCTTAAGCGACTCCTTCCCTTCGTGCAGTCCTACTACCAGGGCCTGACCCTGCACGGGGTGCTCAACGCCATCGTCTTCACCCAGCTTTTCGCCCAGGCCATCATGGTCTACCTGCCCGCCAGGGAGCTGAACCTGCGGCCCAACATGGGCCTCATGTGGCTTTCCTGGTGGATGGCCTTTATCGGCCTGGTCATCGCTGCTCTGCCTCTTCTGGCCAACGAGGCTACGGTCCTCTATACCTTCTACCCACCCCTCAAAGGACACTGGGCCTTCTATCTCGGAGCCAGCATCTTCGTTCTCTCCACCTGGGTTAGCATCTATGTCGTCCTGGACCTCTGGCGACGCTGGAAGGCCCAGAACCCGGGCAAGGTGACCCCCCTGGTCACCTACATGGCCGTGGTGTACTGGCTCATGTGGTTTATCGCCTCCATCGGGCTGGTTTTAGAGGCGGTGCTTTTCCTCCTCCCCTGGTCCTTTGGCCTTATCCAGGGCGTTGATCCCTTGATCACCCGCACCCTTTTCTGGTGGACGGGCCACCCCATCGTCTACTTCTGGCTCCTGCCCGCCTACGCCATCATCTACACCGTGCTCCCCAAGCAGGCAGGGGGCAAGCTGATCTCCGACCCCATGGCCCGCCTGGCCTTCCTGCTCTTCCTTCTCCTCTCCACCCCCGTGGGGTTCCACCACCAGTTCGCCGACCCTGGCATTGACCCCACCTGGAAAATGATCCACTCCATCCTCACCCTCTTCGTGGCCGTGCCCAGTTTGATGACCGCCTTCACCGTGGCCGCCAGCTTGGAGTTTGCTGGCAGGATGCGCGGCGGAAAGGGGATTTTTGGCTGGATCAAGGCCTTACCCTGGGATAACCCTGCCTTTGTGGCCCCGGTGCTGGGCCTCCTGGGTTTCATCCCGGGAGGAGCCGGGGGTATCGTCAACGCCAGCTTCACCCTGGACTACGTGGTCCACAACACGGCCTGGATCCCTGGCCATTTCCATCTCCAGGTGGCCAGCCTGGTGACCCTCACCGCCATGGGCTCCTTGTGGTGGCTCATCCCTAACCTCACGGGTAAGCCCGTCTCCGATGGCCAGAGGCGGCTCGGCCTGGCGGTGGTCTGGCTTTGGTTCATCGGCATGATGGTCATGGCCCTGGGACTCCACTGGCAGGGACTCCTCAACGTGCCCCGCCGGTCCTACATCGCCGACCCCATGGTCCGAGACGCCGGTGCCTATGCCCATGCCGCCCTACCCATGGTCTTCAACATCCTGGCGGGCATCATCCTGCTGGTGGCCCTTCTCCTCTTCATCTATGGCCTCTTCAGCGTTCTTCTGGGCCGGGAACGTAAGGCGGAGCTGGCCGAGGCCCCGGTGCCCTTCGCCGAGGTCATCTCCGGCCCCGAGGACCGTCCCTTGGTCCAGGCCATGGACCGGATCGGCTTCTGGTTCCTGGTGGCGGTGATCCTGGTGGTGCTGGCCTATGGCCCCACCCTGGTCCAGCTTTTCAGCAACCTGAACCCGGTGCCGGGGATGCGCCTCTGGTAG
- a CDS encoding GTP-binding protein, with protein sequence MSTINFANREINFKIVYYGPGLSGKTTNLKWIYSRIPEGRKGEMVSLATEDERTLFFDFLPLDLGEVKGFKTRFHLYTVPGQVFYNASRKLILRGVDGIVFVADSAPNRLRANAESMRNMRENLAEYGLKVEDIPVVLQVNKRDLPDALPVEMIQAVVDPEGRFPVFEAVATEGRGVFETLKEVSRQVLARVGST encoded by the coding sequence ATGAGCACCATCAACTTCGCTAATCGAGAGATCAACTTCAAAATCGTCTACTATGGCCCGGGGCTCTCTGGGAAAACCACCAATCTCAAGTGGATATACAGCCGCATCCCCGAAGGCCGCAAAGGGGAGATGGTCTCCCTGGCTACCGAGGACGAGCGCACCCTTTTCTTTGACTTCCTTCCCTTGGACCTAGGCGAGGTCAAGGGTTTCAAGACCCGCTTCCATCTCTACACCGTGCCGGGGCAGGTCTTCTACAACGCCAGCCGCAAGCTGATCCTGAGGGGTGTGGATGGCATCGTCTTCGTGGCGGACTCCGCCCCCAACCGTCTCCGGGCCAACGCCGAAAGCATGCGCAACATGCGGGAGAACCTGGCGGAATACGGGCTCAAGGTGGAGGACATCCCCGTGGTGCTCCAGGTGAACAAACGGGACCTACCCGACGCCCTGCCCGTGGAGATGATCCAGGCGGTGGTGGACCCCGAAGGGCGCTTTCCCGTCTTTGAAGCCGTGGCCACAGAGGGAAGAGGGGTTTTTGAAACCCTCAAGGAAGTGAGCCGCCAGGTGCTGGCCCGAGTTGGAAGCACTTAG